GGAGCGCGGCCGCCGTCGCAGACGGACTCGCCCCTGCGGCGCAGGGATCCGACGCCGGCGGATCGGTTCGAATTCCAGCCGCCTGTTGTGGTGTTTACGGGTTCAAACCGACATTTGGACGAGTTCCGAACGGAAACCCGGCGAACGCCTTCGCCGAACACACGCCGTTCGTACAGCACGGCCCGCTGACCAGGACGGTCGAAGACGCGGCGATTTTGCTCGACGTGATGACGGGGCCCCACTCGAACGATCCGTTCACGCACCCCGAAATGACGGAATTGTACACCGATGGACTCGAGCGTAATATTGACGACTTCGAAATTGCGTACAGCCCCACGCTCGGGCTGTTCGACGTCGATTCTCGCGTTCGAGAGACACTCGACCGCGCGGTTGAATCGTTGTCGGCTGCGGGTGCGACGGTCGAGCGAATCGAGGTTACCTTCGATCGCAATCCGGGCGAGATACGGGATGCGTGGCGGACGATCTTTCAGGTGCTGATAGCGGACATCATTCGACAGCTAGACGACACACACGGGATGGATCTGCTCGAGGAACACGGTTCGAGTATCGATTCGCTGGTGAGCAGCATTGTCGAGGCGGGTCGTGCTCACTCCGTCACGGAATACAAGCGAGCCGACGCCGTTCGAACGGACGTGTATGCGGACGTTGCGACCATTTTCGAGGAGTACGATCTGTTGGTGACGCCGACGATGGCGATTCCACCGTTCGAGGCCGAGCAGATCGGACCGTCGGAAGTCGATGGGGTCGAAATAGATCCGTTTATCGACTGGATCTTCAGTTGGATATTCAAT
This is a stretch of genomic DNA from Natronorubrum sediminis. It encodes these proteins:
- a CDS encoding amidase codes for the protein SAAAVADGLAPAAQGSDAGGSVRIPAACCGVYGFKPTFGRVPNGNPANAFAEHTPFVQHGPLTRTVEDAAILLDVMTGPHSNDPFTHPEMTELYTDGLERNIDDFEIAYSPTLGLFDVDSRVRETLDRAVESLSAAGATVERIEVTFDRNPGEIRDAWRTIFQVLIADIIRQLDDTHGMDLLEEHGSSIDSLVSSIVEAGRAHSVTEYKRADAVRTDVYADVATIFEEYDLLVTPTMAIPPFEAEQIGPSEVDGVEIDPFIDWIFSWIFNMTDHPAASVPAGFVEESLPVGMQLVGDRFADTDVIAVSAAFERERPWNGAYPWQS